In Uranotaenia lowii strain MFRU-FL chromosome 2, ASM2978415v1, whole genome shotgun sequence, one genomic interval encodes:
- the LOC129747840 gene encoding 1,5-anhydro-D-fructose reductase-like produces MAASKVPTVKFNNGQEIPALGLGTWLCKEGEGVEAIKTAIDAGYRHIDTAYFYQNEKEVGEAIRAKIEEGVVQREDLFVTTKLWNTYHHPDHVEQAFQKSLENLNIEYIDLYLMHLPIGYKFVDWDSKELMPKDADGKLEFSDVDYVDTWKAMEKLLKTGKIKSIGVSNFNSEQITRLLSECEIKPVTNQVECNPGINQKKLIEFCKDLDITVTAYSPLGRPYFYEKEPDNCPKPALDDPKVTEIGKKYNKTAGQIILRYLVEIGTIPIPKSSNPDRIKQNIDIFDFKLTEDEIKVLDGFSTGQRTVPFSLCTGHKYFPFSIEF; encoded by the exons ATGGCAGCCTCGAAAGTTCCGACAGTTAAATTCAATAACGGCCAGGAAATTCCCGCCCTTGGATTGGGAACTTGGCTG TGCAAGGAAGGTGAAGGCGTGGAGGCGATTAAGACAGCAATCGATGCCGGCTATCGACACATCGATACGGCCTATTTTTATCAGAATGAGAAAGAGGTTGGAGAGGCCATCCGCGCCAAGATTGAAGAAGGTGTCGTGCAACGTGAGGACCTTTTCGTGACTACTAAG TTATGGAACACTTATCATCATCCGGACCATGTGGAACAGGCTTTCCagaaatcgttggaaaatttgaacatcGAGTACATCGATTTGTACCTAATGCACCTGCCGATTGGTTACAAATTTGTCGATTGGGATTCCAAAGAGTTGATGCCTAAGGATGCTGATGGCAAGCTAGAATTTTCCGATGTTGACTACGTTGACACCTGGAAGGCGATGGAAAAACTCCTGAAGACTGGCAAGATCAAAAGCATTGGCGTGTCCAACTTCAACAGCGAGCAAATCACTCGATTGCTATCCGAGTGTGAAATCAAGCCTGTCACCAATCAAGTCGAATGTAACCCTGGCATCAATCAGAAGAAGCTGATTGAGTTCTGCAAGGATTTGGACATTACCGTGACGGCTTACAGCCCTCTGGGTAGACCCTACTTTTACGAGAAAGAACCGGACAATTGCCCCAAGCCGGCCTTGGACGATCCGAAGGTAACGGAAATCGGCAAAAAGTACAACAAAACAGCCGGTCAAATCATTCTGAGATATCTGGTTGAAATTGGAACCATCCCGATTCCGAAATCTTCGAATCCGGACCGCATCAAGCAGAACATTGATATCTTTGACTTCAAGCTGACCGAGGACGAGATTAAGGTCTTGGATGGATTCAGCACCGGTCAGCGAACCGTTCCGTTTAGCCTGTGCACCGGCCACAAGTATTTCCCGTTCAGTATCGAGttttaa
- the LOC129747841 gene encoding 1,5-anhydro-D-fructose reductase-like, which translates to MVPKIPTVLLNNGLKMPAIGLGTSMSKGNDCFEAVKAAIDVGYRHLDTAYYYRNEAAVGQAIRAKIDEGVVKREDLFVVTKLWNSYHHPDHVGPACDKSLENLGLDYIDLYLIHMPFGYKFIGWDGDKLMPFDADGKVQYSDDDFIDTWKAMEKLVEAGKVRSIGVSNFNSEQIERILAICSIKPVTNQVECSPKINQKKFIDFCKSNDIVLTAHSPLGRPHLYEKEPEKKPKPVLNEPAVVAMAQKYGVTPTQIVLRYLVEIGAVPVPKSSNVDHLKQNLDIFGFQLSEEDRLVMDSFNSNVRMLSFNKLKDHKYYPFHLEF; encoded by the exons ATGGTTCCCAAGATTCCTACGGTGTTGTTAAACAACGGGCTGAAGATGCCCGCTATCGGTCTGGGAACTTCCATG TCCAAGGGGAACGATTGTTTCGAAGCTGTGAAAGCGGCAATTGACGTCGGATACCGGCATCTTGATACTGCGTACTATTATCGAAATGAAGCAGCCGTTGGTCAAGCCATTCGCGCCAAAATCGATGAAGGTGTCGTCAAACGAGAAGACTTGTTTGTGGTCACTAAA ctctGGAACTCCTACCATCATCCCGATCACGTTGGTCCAGCATGTGACAAATCCTTAGAAAATCTAGGTCTCGATTACATTGACCTCTATCTAATCCACATGCCTTTTGGGTATAAGTTCATCGGTTGGGATGGGGACAAGTTGATGCCATTCGATGCGGATGGTAAAGTCCAATACTCGGATGATGACTTCATCGATACCTGGAAAGCGATGGAAAAACTGGTCGAGGCAGGAAAAGTTCGCAGCATCGGAGTTTCTAACTTCAATAGCGAACAAATCGAACGCATTCTGGCCATCTGCTCGATCAAACCAGTCACCAACCAGGTGGAATGTAGCCCTAAGATCAATCAGAAGAAATTCATCGACTTTTGCAAGTCTAACGACATTGTCCTGACAGCGCATAGTCCACTAGGTAGAccacatttgtatgaaaaagaacccgaaaaaaaacctaaaccaGTATTGAATGAACCGGCTGTCGTTGCAATGGCACAGAAATACGGCGTAACACCTACCCAGATTGTTTTAAGATATTTAGTGGAAATAGGCGCTGTACCGGTTCCAAAGTCTTCTAACGTTGATCATCTGAAGCAGAATCTAGACATTTTCGGCTTCCAACTATCGGAGGAGGATCGATTAGTAATGGATTCGTTCAACAGTAATGTTCGAATGCTTTCTTTCAACAAGTTGAAAGATCACAAGTACTATCCATTCCACTTAGAATTCTAA
- the LOC129747842 gene encoding 1,5-anhydro-D-fructose reductase-like, with protein sequence MVHLAPTVTLNNGCKIPALGLGTWSLRGDEGIRAVKTAIDEGFRHFDTACLYGNEKEVGQAVRDKIAEGVITREDVFVTSKLWNSHHDPENVEGALDRSLAMLGLDYIDLYLMHTPMSYKFSSWEPEDPEAATVPEFTAIDFVDTWRAMEKLLQTGKIKSIGVSNFNSEQVARIVNECTVAPVINQVECNPALNQRQLIEFCKNLNVAITAYSPLGRPNYYEKDPINEPKPALDDPLVLALSQKYDKTPGQIILRYLIHQGTIPIPMAADPELIRQNIEIFSFKLSDEDIQAMWSLNSGIRTSPLERCASHKYFPFGIEF encoded by the exons ATGGTTCATCTAGCTCCTACAGTAACGTTAAACAATGGTTGCAAGATTCCAGCCTTAGGACTCGGTACGTGGTCG TTACGTGGAGATGAAGGTATCCGAGCGGTTAAAACCGCCATCGACGAGGGATTTCGACACTTTGACACAGCTTGCCTTTATGGAAACGAGAAGGAAGTCGGTCAGGCAGTACGTGACAAAATTGCCGAAGGTGTTATTACCCGCGAAGATGTCTTCGTAACCTCTAAG CTCTGGAATTCACATCACGATCCTGAAAACGTTGAAGGAGCTTTGGATCGATCGCTCGCGATGCTCGGTCTCGATTACATCGATTTGTACTTGATGCACACACCGATGAGCTACAAATTCAGCTCGTGGGAACCGGAAGATCCTGAAGCCGCAACGGTTCCTGAATTTACTGCCATTGACTTCGTGGACACTTGGCGAGCCATGGAGAAACTCTTGCAAACCGGTAAAATCAAAAGTATCGGGGTGTCCAACTTTAACAGCGAGCAGGTCGCTCGAATCGTAAATGAGTGCACGGTTGCCCCAGTCATCAATCAGGTGGAGTGTAATCCGGCATTAAACCAGCGTCAATTGATCGAGTTTTGCAAAAACCTAAACGTGGCCATCACGGCGTACAGTCCACTAGGACGTCCCAATTATTACGAAAAAGATCCCATAAACGAGCCCAAGCCTGCCCTAGATGATCCACTTGTTCTAGCTTTGTCTCAAAAGTACGACAAAACCCCAGGTCAAATCATTCTGAGGTACCTAATACATCAGGGTACGATTCCGATTCCCATGGCCGCTGATCCGGAACTTATTCGCCAGAATATCGAGATATttagctttaagctctcggatGAGGATATCCAAGCCATGTGGTCACTTAACAGCGGAATCCGAACGAGTCCGCTGGAGCGTTGTGCTAGCCACAAATACTTTCCATTTGGTATCGAGTTCTAG